The nucleotide sequence TCATAGCCGTCAAACTTCCTTGAGTATTCCTTCACAGCTTCAATGCCTTTTTCCCTTATGTCTTTCAAAATTTGAGCCACATAGCTTTCTAACTCAAAATTCATCTTTGACAACCTCCTTAATTTTTAAAACAAGCTCGTTAATCTCCTTAAACTTGGTCTTTTGGGAAATTCTATTCACCAAAAGCAGAGCGGAAACATCCATAATCTTCTCTACCTCAACTAAGCCGTTAGCCCTCAACGTGTTTCCAGTCTCGACTATATCAACGATGGCATCTGCAATCCCAATTTTTGGAGCAAGTTCGATGCTTCCGTGAAGCTTTATCACTTCAACCTCTACTCCTCTCCTTTCAAAGAACTTCCTTGCAAGGTTTGGGTATTTAGTAGCAATCCTAAACCCGTCCATCTCTTCAACGCTAACTACATTTTCTTTGGGCATCGCTAAGCTTAAGCGGCACTTTCCAAAAGGCAACTCAAGAGGAACAAGGACGTCACTTTCCCTTTCCTCAACGACATCACTTCCAGCTATGCCAACGTCAACGCCATACTCAACGTAAACCGGGACATCAAATGCTCTGGCAAGAAGAAGCTCATATTTACCATTTTGTACCATCAATTCCCTATTCTCTGGAGGTTTAAGCTCGATTCCAGCTTTTCTTAGAATTTCAAGTGAACCCTTGAATAATCGCCCTTTTGGGAGAACAAATCTCATTCTTCCACCTCCACCGGAATGCCAAGCTTTACGAGCTCTTTCGCAAGCTTGTATACTTCTTTTATCTCCCCTCTGATTCTCTTTCTGCTCTTCTCTATTTTGCCGTCGAAGAGCTTTGAGAGTGCATTTAAGTCAAAGGCGAATCCAAAAGCGCTGACCCCTTTAAATGTATACTCTCCACCGCCTCCGAGTGGCTTTCCAATCTTTGGAGAATAGACCTCAAAGATTACGTCACTGTAGTAAGGGAGAGGTCTTATTGTGCCGAAGTCTATGAAGACTCTCTCATCGTCAACTGCCTCGATAATCTTGTTGAGCTTCTCGTATCCACAGCTCTTTCCCCTGAAATTAAAGAGCTGCCAGAGCTCTTCTTTCTTCTCCTCGTTTATAGGCAGTCTCTCGATGATTTCAAAGTTTCTTCTCGTCAAGGCTCTGAAAATTTCTGCCTTGAATTCTTCGATCCCCTTAATAGCATTTTCCCAGACTTTTAAGCTGCCAACGTCAATGTAAAAGTCCTCAATGCCAAGTGCTTCGAGGGAAGTTATAACAGTTAAAAGAACCTCAACTTGCATTTTGATATCTTCTCCGCCAATAAACTCAACTCCAGCCTGCCATTTTCCTTTAATCCCTCCGTTCAGCACTTCGCTGATGTAGTAGAGCTTAAGTCTCCTAGGCTCCTTGAGGTTTGCAAGTATCTGAGATGTTAAGTCTGGTTTTATTACGTAAAATTCATTGTTGTAAGCAAATTTTGTTCCTTTTCTAAGCTGCTCGCTGAACTCTTCTATCGTTGGCAAAAATATCTCTCTATAACCCCAAAGCTCAAATGTTCGCCTTAAATACTTTGTAATATCTGCTAATCTCTCTGATTCGGAAAATAAATCCTTCTTCACAATAACCCCTCCAAGAACTTTTCGATAAAAATATCCCCTGCTAAATAGTGCCCAACTAAGCTAAGTACTTCAGAATAGTCAATGATGGTAGTAACTCACCAGAAAAGCGATTGAAGAGTTAATTTCTTCTCTAAAGTTTGTATTTCTTTTGTTGTCTATTCCTCCCCCTCTCATTTTTAAACACCCCAACTCCAAATGTCCTGTACTCTATATAAGTTTAACCTATTGGAAATTGTCAGTATGACAAAAGATTGCGAAAAATATTAGACCTAAAGGGAAGCCAGCTCAAAAATAAGCTCAGCTTTGGAACAGTATTTTTTCAACCTCTTCTTAACTTCTGTATGCTTCCCAAGAACGGGCCAGAGAATTGAGTCTATGTGAAGAGGAGGGATATTAACATCTTCTGCAATCCTCGACCAAAAGCTTGTGGGTAGCTCGTTTATGAATCTCTTTGTATAGGCATTTATTCTCACATCATCTGGAATTTCAATTTCCATTGGATAGGGAATGAACTCTTTAAATGCTATCCTGCCTGCATAGCCAAACATCTTCACAGCAAAGACTATTGTCTTGGCATTTCTTTTGGAATTTAGCAC is from Thermococcus paralvinellae and encodes:
- the hisG gene encoding ATP phosphoribosyltransferase, which encodes MRFVLPKGRLFKGSLEILRKAGIELKPPENRELMVQNGKYELLLARAFDVPVYVEYGVDVGIAGSDVVEERESDVLVPLELPFGKCRLSLAMPKENVVSVEEMDGFRIATKYPNLARKFFERRGVEVEVIKLHGSIELAPKIGIADAIVDIVETGNTLRANGLVEVEKIMDVSALLLVNRISQKTKFKEINELVLKIKEVVKDEF
- a CDS encoding ATP phosphoribosyltransferase regulatory subunit, which codes for MKKDLFSESERLADITKYLRRTFELWGYREIFLPTIEEFSEQLRKGTKFAYNNEFYVIKPDLTSQILANLKEPRRLKLYYISEVLNGGIKGKWQAGVEFIGGEDIKMQVEVLLTVITSLEALGIEDFYIDVGSLKVWENAIKGIEEFKAEIFRALTRRNFEIIERLPINEEKKEELWQLFNFRGKSCGYEKLNKIIEAVDDERVFIDFGTIRPLPYYSDVIFEVYSPKIGKPLGGGGEYTFKGVSAFGFAFDLNALSKLFDGKIEKSRKRIRGEIKEVYKLAKELVKLGIPVEVEE